The sequence TCGCGGCACAAGGCGTTCCAGCGGTCGGTCGTGTAGGCCGCGAGCATGATGTAGCCGTCCTTCGTGCGATACGCCTCGTTGGGTGTCGCATAGGGCGCGCGGCTGCCGGTCTTCGGGGGAATCTTGCGCGAGCTCAGGTACCGCGTGAGCGACGACTTCTGGAGCACGAGGGCGCCTTCGAGCAGGCTCACGTCGACATGCTGCCCCACGCCGTGCCGCTCGCGCGCGTAGAGCGCCATCATGATGCCCTGCACCGCGAGCATGCCGCCGGTCATGTCGACGGCCGGGAACGAGATCTTGAGCGGCTCGTCGGCCGGCGAGTCGCCGTCGCGGCCGAGCACGCTCATCATTCCCGAGATCGCCTGGATGATGCCGTCCACGCCGGGCCGGTCTTTCCACGGGCCGGTCTGTCCATAGGCGCTGACCGAGCAGTAGACGATGCCCGGATTGACCTCGCGCACCGCCTCGTAGCCGAGCCCGAGGCGTGTCATCACTCCGGGGCGGAAGCTCTCCATCACCACGTCGGCGGTCGCGATCATGAGTTTGGCGAGCGCGATGCCGTCGGGATGCTTGAGGTCGATCGCGATGCCTTTCTTGTTGCGGTTGAACTCGCGCGTGCCGAGGCCGGGCGTGGTGCGCGACCAGTCGCCGGTGCGCGGCTCGACCTTGAAGATCTCCGCGCCGAAGTCGCCCAGCGTGGCCGTCGCGAGCGGCGCGGCGCCGCCCATACCGAAGCAGACCACGCGGACGCCGTCGAGCGGCATCCGGCGCGCGTCGCGAGATTGCTTCGTCACGTCGTTCCTCGCAACGACAATAGCGGAGTCATCGCGAGGCGCGAGCAAACGCGCCGTGGCGATCTCGTGGCGCACGCCATCTTTCTCATGAAACTCCTTGCATCGTTCAGCCCGGCGCGATGCCGAGCTCTTTCACCAGGTTGCGCCAGCGGGGAATCTCGTCGGCGATGAGGCGCCGGAATTCGGCCGGTGTCGTCGTGGTCGCCTGGCTGCCCTGCACCCTGAGCTTGTCGCGAATCTCGGGCGTCTTTGCAGCCTGCGCGACGGTCGCATTCAGCCTGTCGATGATACGGGCAGGCGTGCGTGCCGGCGCGACCAGGCCGTTCCACGCGTAGACCGCGAAGCCCGCATAGCCTTGTTCCGCGACCGTCGGCGTCTCGGGCAGACCTTCGGAGCGCTCGGCCCCCGTGACCGCGAGCGCGCGCAGCCGGCCGGCTTTCGCGTGCGGCCACGCGGAGACGATGCTCGATACCGCGACGTGCAGGCGGCCGGCCATCGCGTCGACGAACGCGCCGCCCATCGATTTGTACGGCACGTAGGTCGATTGCGTGCGGATGCCGGTCGCGGTGAGGAAATACATGGTGACGAGGTGGGTGCCGCTGCCG comes from Burkholderiales bacterium and encodes:
- a CDS encoding CoA transferase, whose protein sequence is MTKQSRDARRMPLDGVRVVCFGMGGAAPLATATLGDFGAEIFKVEPRTGDWSRTTPGLGTREFNRNKKGIAIDLKHPDGIALAKLMIATADVVMESFRPGVMTRLGLGYEAVREVNPGIVYCSVSAYGQTGPWKDRPGVDGIIQAISGMMSVLGRDGDSPADEPLKISFPAVDMTGGMLAVQGIMMALYARERHGVGQHVDVSLLEGALVLQKSSLTRYLSSRKIPPKTGSRAPYATPNEAYRTKDGYIMLAAYTTDRWNALCREVLGIPTLATDPRFQERPTRQEHHRALKEIIEGVLKERTSAEWLELCERHDLICAPINSYREVVELEQIKAREAIQTIAFPDGRTMETVAPVPRLSETPGAIRSPYPSQIGEHTREILEAVGLSGEEIARLQADGVIGMQS
- a CDS encoding tripartite tricarboxylate transporter substrate-binding protein, with translation MCATSAASAQGTNVYPSKPVRVVIAQLAGGTADTVLRMYAEKMGDALGQRFVVDNRAGSGLASITALQLVAGANPDGYTLLLVVPSFTFAPALVKDLPVDVVHDFAPVTLLNRDPYLVTSYPGLPVTSVKELVALAKAKPGMLNAGAGNIGSGTHLVTMYFLTATGIRTQSTYVPYKSMGGAFVDAMAGRLHVAVSSIVSAWPHAKAGRLRALAVTGAERSEGLPETPTVAEQGYAGFAVYAWNGLVAPARTPARIIDRLNATVAQAAKTPEIRDKLRVQGSQATTTTPAEFRRLIADEIPRWRNLVKELGIAPG